In the genome of Raphanus sativus cultivar WK10039 chromosome 4, ASM80110v3, whole genome shotgun sequence, one region contains:
- the LOC130510987 gene encoding zinc finger BED domain-containing protein RICESLEEPER 2-like: MTRGSLPLDVKTRWNSTFLMLSRALQFKIAFDRMEAEDRLYNDYFLEVDNGVKRCGPPTSRDWKAVEKLIRFLVIFYNSTLIVSASSKVNAFKCYGEIVTIERNLTGLVSSLDSELKLRASEMLKKFSKYWGGMKGVNKMLILATIFDPTQKMHFAKLCFEKLYGKDSFEAKEMTKTVTDLLTSMFKEYSMRFKRASGQASQEAEASAVPGPDSQEQGVERMELVVEDFGYERMDAVYKELVAEIGEDTRDELEVYLKEAVVTQKLLPGMEFDVLSWWKMHRVKYPVLAEMARDLLAMQVSSVASESAFSTSGRILEPHRSCLTHYMIEVIMCTEQWLHADIKLKETIITNEQILEDVEELDKLEKEFEAHNLGD; encoded by the coding sequence ATGACTCGTGGAAGCTTGCCTCTTGATGTAAAGACTAGGTGGAATTCGACTTTTCTTATGTTATCTAGAGCATTACAGTTTAAGATAGCATTTGATAGAATGGAAGCAGAAGATAGGCTGTACAATGACTACTTTCTCGAAGTAGATAATGGGGTTAAGCGGTGTGGACCACCTACTTCTAGGGACTGGAAAGCTGTTGAAAAGCTTATTAGGTTTTTGGTGATATTTTACAACAGCACATTGATTGTCTCTGCCTCATCTAAGGTCAATGCATTCAAATGCTATGGTGAGATAGTGACAATTGAGAGAAATCTCACTGGTTTAGTTAGCAGTTTAGACTCTGAGTTGAAGTTGAGGGCATCTGAAATGTTGAAGAAGTTTTCAAAGTATTGGGGAGGAATGAAAGGCGTCAACAAGATGTTGATCTTAGCAACCATCTTCGACCCTACACAGAAGATGCATTTCGCAAAGCTCTGTTTTGAGAAGCTGTACGGGAAAGATAGCTTCGAGGCTAAGGAGATGACAAAAACCGTGACTGATCTTCTCACATCCATGTTTAAGGAGTACAGCATGCGGTTCAAAAGAGCTTCTGGACAAGCATCGCAAGAAGCTGAAGCCTCTGCCGTCCCTGGTCCAGACTCTCAGGAACAAGGAGTGGAAAGAATGGAACTGGTGGTTGAGGATTTCGGTTATGAAAGGATGGATGCTGTTTACAAGGAACTTGTTGCTGAAATAGGTGAAGATACACGAGATGAGCTTGAAGTGTACTTGAAGGAAGCGGTGGTGACTCAAAAGCTCTTACCGGGAATGGAGTTTGATGTTCTGTCTTGGTGGAAGATGCACAGAGTGAAGTACCCGGTCCTTGCAGAAATGGCGAGAGATCTCCTGGCTATGCAGGTTTCATCAGTAGCATCAGAAAGTGCTTTCAGCACAAGTGGCAGGATATTGGAACCCCACAGAAGCTGCTTAACTCACTACATGATAGAGGTTATTATGTGTACTGAGCAATGGCTTCATGCTGACATCAAGCTTAAGGAAACCATCATCACAAATGAGCAAATCCTAGAAGACGTTGAAGAGCTTGATAAGCTTGAGAAAG
- the LOC108849091 gene encoding uncharacterized protein LOC108849091: MSNNVLPHQPLPVSTQMMGPCVDVSTSEVRFMSEPNCNYQEAQISERQKDCNVTMQSSFVPNGAIVGGSMDTSKRKTPLHPQPLAVQNKRMVPNRSELNKGPKSASVSPKTQYLPPASLCKNTSFSCNNNNKPGKPTTARKQASLPVKPQSESSNVVRFKMRESLASALAMVQRQKETKRLHSKSVEVLVSDPDSAASGVDVMVSNGGGASVQTVVPEILTMAKTSDITAQEPFSLAHVSYSDNVLRNDLSWDLESDEMTGATANGWSLEKLLLDPKVLAFKIEAELFKLFGGVSKKYKEKGRSLLFNLKDKSNPKLREKVMYGEIAAERLCSMSAEELASKELAEWRQAKAEEMAQMVVLQDTEVDIRSLVRKTHKGEFQVEVEPMDSGSVEISVGSSSLNWSRPKSIKKKTLGVKNELSNTSEVSALVNCVRVDDVMQAATGCLPPIVSLDEFMSSVDSESPSESLSSDIGKGPSESEANIDLGTSQVKAEASPVKAESSKPYSDLKSVSIPAGERLWEGALLLSVSSVVSVIGILKSGEKTTTKEWPVLLEIKGRVRLDAFEKFVRELPNSRSRAVMVMCFVCKEECSKIEQETISEVVDSYSKDERVGFAEPVSGVELYLCPNRGRTTEILSNIVPRNQLDFLKSLDDDGLIGVVVWRRPQLEKPPISYSHKNHGSPLTTFNTSRYGNMLPQVNNHDDGGDVPPGFGPMAVARRDDGDDDDDLPEFNYLSRGDVVMNRTSRSHSVRELIHKYGQSEPLWNQGFNNNG; this comes from the exons ATGTCCAACAATGTCTTGCCTCATCAGCCTTTACCTGTAAGTACACAAATGATGGGTCCATGCGTTGATGTCTCTACTTCGGAAGTGAGATTCATGTCAGAACCAAACTGTAACTATCAAGAAGCTCAGATCTCTGAGAGGCAAAAGGATTGTAATGTAACAATGCAGTCATCGTTTGTGCCTAATGGTGCCATTGTAGGAGGATCCATGGACACAAGTAAGCGAAAGACACCTTTGCATCCTCAACCATTGGCTGTGCAAAATAAACGGATGGTACCGAACCGATCTGAGCTAAACAAAGGCCCCAAGTCAGCTTCTGTTTCGCCTAAAACACAGTATTTGCCTCCTGCTTCGTTGTGTAAGAATACTTCTTTCtcttgtaataataataataaacctGGGAAGCCAACTACAGCGAGGAAACAAGCTTCTCTGCCGGTGAAACCTCAGAGCGAGTCTTCTAATGTTGTGAGGTTTAAAATGAGAGAATCGTTAGCAAGTGCACTGGCGATGGTGCAACGCCAAAAGGAGACGAAAAGGTTACATAGTAAGTCTGTGGAAGTTCTTGTTAGTGATCCAGACTCGGCTGCTTCTGGAGTTGATGTGATGGTGTCCAATGGAGGAGGTGCCTCTGTTCAGACAGTTGTACCGGAGATTTTGACCATGGCCAAGACAAGTGACATCACTGCACAAGAACCCTTTTCGCTAGCTCATGTTTCATATAGTGACAATGTGTTACGAAATGACCTCTCTTGGGATCTTGAGTCAGATGAAATGACTGGAGCAACGGCTAATGGTTGGAGTCTGGAGAAGCTGTTGCTGGATCCAAAAGTTTTGGCATTCAAAATAGAAGCAGAGCTCTTTAAGTTATTTGGAGGTGTGAGTAAGAAATATAAAGAGAAAGGAAGGTCTCTCTTGTTCAATTTGAAAGACAAGAGCAATCCTAAGCTCAGGGAAAAGGTTATGTACGGAGAAATTGCAGCGGAGCGGTTGTGTTCAATGTCAGCTGAGGAACTCGCTTCAAAGGAGCTAGCGGAGTGGCGACAAGCGAAAGCAGAGGAGATGGCTCAAATGGTTGTTCTGCAGGACACAGAGGTGGATATCAGAAGCTTGGTAAGGAAAACACACAAAGGAGAGTTCCAAGTGGAAGTGGAGCCGATGGATAGCGGCTCGGTGGAGATCTCTGTGGGATCGAGTTCGCTTAACTGGTCTCGACCGAAGAGTATCAAGAAGAAAACACTTGGAGTCAAGAATGAGTTGAGCAACACTAGTGAGGTCTCTGCTCTAGTTAACTGTGTCAGAGTAGATGATGTGATGCAGGCTGCCACTGGATGTCTTCCTCCAATTGTTTCTCTTGATGAGTTTATGTCATCCGTAGATTCAGAATCTCCATCTGAGTCCTTGTCTTCAGATATTGGGAAAGGACCTTCCGAATCAGAGGCTAATATTGATCTTGGTACATCACAAGTTAAGGCTGAGGCATCACCAGTTAAGGCTGAGTCGTCAAAGCCTTATTCGGATTTGAAATCAGTTTCCATACCTGCGGGTGAACGTCTATGGGAAGGTGCACTCCTGTTGAGTGTTTCTTCTGTGGTCTCTGTCATCGGCATTCTGAAAAG TGGCGAAAAAACCACTACAAAGGAGTGGCCTGTGTTGCTAGAGATCAAGGGTAGAGTCAGATTAGATGCATTTGAGAAGTTTGTTCGAGAGCTCCCAAATTCCAGGAGTCGTGCTGTAATG gttatgtgtttcgtctgCAAAGAAGAATGCTCCAAGATAGAACAAGAAACCATTTCTGAG GTGGTGGATTCATACTCTAAAGATGAGAGAGTTGGTTTCGCTGAACCGGTTTCAGGAGTTGAGCTTTACCTTTGCCCAAACCGTGGCAGAACCACCGAGATTTTAAGCAATATTGTTCCAAGAAACCAACTTGATTTCTTGAAATCTTTAGATGATGATGGTCTTATAGGTGTTGTTGTATGGAGAAGACCACAATTAGAAAAACCACCAATATCTTACTCTCACAAGAACCACGGTTCTCCGTTAACCACATTTAATACGTCTCGTTACGGTAACATGCTGCCTCAGGTCAACAACCatgatgatggtggtgatgTGCCTCCGGGGTTTGGTCCAATGGCCGTGGCTAGGAgggatgatggtgatgatgatgatgacttgCCTGAATTTAACTATTTGTCTCGTGGAGATGTTGTCATGAACCGGACAAGCAGGTCCCATTCTGTAAGAGAGCTAATTCATAAATATGGACAATCTGAACCTTTGTGGAATCAAGGTTTTAATAATAATGGCTAG
- the LOC108852340 gene encoding protein CHLOROPLAST VESICULATION: MAGRISCCLNLPLLDSNSAQSSSQRLKTTSRISRRRTEDETEPRKNKCSLPMALAATVVIGAVQITNVPLVEAAVVKPTVIKETAPRRWSDKRACPPWLQNSLETIVPENLPRPSSHRRLELAGLGKRDAPPVGAVVTRVSKAACFSM; this comes from the exons ATGGCAGGGAGAATAAGCTGCTGTCTGAATCTTCCTCTCCTAGATTCTAACTCCGCGCAATCATCTTCTCAACGACTTAAGACAACGTCACGGATCTCTCG GAGGAGAACAGAGGATGAAACCGAGCCACGGAAGAACAAGTGTTCCCTTCCCATGGCCTTGGCAGCGACTGTTGTGATCGGCGCTGTTCAGATCACTAACGTGCCGTTGGTGGAAGCGGCAGTTGTAAAACCGACGGTGATCAAAGAGACGGCGCCCCGGAGGTGGAGTGACAAGAGGGCTTGTCCGCCTTGGCTTCAGAACTCACTCGAGACAATCGTACCGGAGAATCTTCCTCGTCCGTCGAGTCATCGGCGTTTGGAGTTAGCCGGACTTGGTAAGCGTGACGCGCCGCCGGTCGGTGCGGTGGTGACACGCGTCAGTAAGGCCGCTTGTTTCTCCATGTAA